The genomic stretch CTTGCCCTCGTGGTGGTTAATGCGCTGGGCGAATCCGCCTGGGGCGTCTACTCGGTTGGCCTGACCATCCCGATCGCCCTCTTCATGGGTGTTTACCTGCGCTTCATCCGCCCGGGAAAGGTCATGGAAATTTCCGTGATCGGCTTTGTACTGTTGATGTTCGCCATCGTCTCCGGTCGCTGGGTTGCCGAATCCGCATGGGGTGCCGAGTTCTTCCACCTGGACCGCACCACCCTGGCCTGGTTCATCATCATTTACGGCTTCATTGCCGCGGTACTCCCAGTTTGGCTGCTGCTGGCACCGCGTGATTACCTCTCCACCTTCATGAAGATCGGTGTCATTGGTCTGCTGGCCGCTGCCATCATCGTGGTCCGCCCGGAGATCAGTGTTCCGGCCATCTCCGAATTTGCCGGTTCCGACAAGGGGCCGGTGGTTGCGGGGCATCTGTTCCCCTTCCTCTTTGTCACCATTGCCTGTGGAGCGCTCTCCGGCTTCCACGCGCTGATTGCCTCCGGAACCACCCCAAAGATGGTGGAAAAAGAGAAGCAGACCCGCTTCCTGGGTTACGGCGGCATGCTGATGGAATCCTTCGTGGCCATCATGGCCCTGGTAGCAGCGATCTCCATTGATCGTGGTATCTACTTCGCGATGAACTCCTCGGCTGCCGCCACCGGCGGAACCGTGGAAGGCGCCGTGGCGTTTGTGAACTCGCTGGGCCTGACGGGTGTCAACCTGACCCCCAGCATGCTCACCGATCTAGCCGCCAGCGTGGGAGAAGAATCGGTGGTTTCGCGCACCGGCGGTGCCCCGACCCTCGCGGTGGGCATCGCCCACATCATGCAGCAGTGGTTTGGCGGAGCCGCTATGGCAAGCTTCTGGTACCACTTCGCCATCATGTTCGAGGCCCTGTTTATCCTCACCGCCGTGGATGCCGGAACCCGTGTGGCCCGCTTCATGCTGCAGGACACCATTGGCAACGTCTTCCCGAAGTTCAAGGACACCTCCTGGCGTCCAGGAGCCTGGATATGTACGGCCATCATGGTCGCTGCCTGGGGGTACATCCTGATTCTGGGGGTCACCGATCCACTCGGTGGCATCAATACCTTCTTCCCGCTCTTCGGCATCTCCAACCAGCTGCTGGCGGCCATCGCCCTGGCCGTGGTGATGACCATCGTGGCCAAGCGCGGAAACTTCAAGTACCTGTGGATCATTGTGCTGCCGCTGGCGTTCGCCACCGTGGTCACCGTGTACGCATCGTTCCTGAAGATCTTCTCCACCGTCCCGGCCGTGGGCTACTTCGCGCAGCACAATGCGCACAAGGGCGCGCTGGAACGCGGGGAAACCAGCTTCGGTTCCGCCAAGAACGTCGAGGCCATGGAGGCAGTGGTCCGCAATACCGGCGTTCAGGGTTGGCTCTCGGTGATCTTCCTGGTACTTTCGCTGATCGTGATCATCTCCGCCATCATCGCCACCATCCGGGCGTATCCCAACGGCGGTGGCAAGAACACCGAGGATCCGGAAATCCCCTCGAAGATCTACGCACCGAGTGGATTGGTCTCTTCTCCGGCGGAGAAGGAGTTGGAGCAGGCCTGGAAGAAAGTCCCGGCGGAGCACCAGATCGTCCGCGGAGGACACTGATCATGGCCGCTAGGCAACCACTGGCCGTGCTGGGAAACGCGGCACGTGGTGTGGTGCGTTATCTCGAGGGAGTGCTGGGTGCCGATAAGTACCGGGTGTACCTCGAACACCAGGGACGGGATCATCCGGGTATCACTCCCATGACGGAGCGCGAATTCTGGCGCGACTACTCCGACTGGCAGGAAAAAAATCCGCAGGGTCGGTGCTGCTAAGGCGCTGATGCGCTGCCGGTAGACACAGGGCCGGTGGCCGGTGGAACGTATCCACCGGCCACCGGCCCTGAGTCATCTGTGGGGGTGACGACTACGCCGTCATCAGCGGCGGAAGGTGGGTGACGGCCTTGCCGTTCGCGCCCGGCGTTTGACCAACATCGAAATCTTCGAGCCACGGTGAAGATCGGCGTGGCAAGATGGAGCCATGAGCGAGCACAGTGCACAGATCCCAGATCCGACCGCTGCAACGAACACTCCTGCATCTGGCGATACGCCATGGCCATTCCCGGTAGCCGCAGAGTCGGGCACCCCGAGCGGTGGTTCCGCCACGGGCTCAGCCCAGCAGGCAGCGGAGGCAGCCCCCGAGGCTGAAGCTCCGCATGCCTCTGGCAAGGGCAACGCGGGAGTGACGGGCATCGGGGAACCTGCCAAACTGATGCGCATCGGTGGAATGATCAAACAGCTACTTGACGAGGTGCGCGCCGCTCCACTGGACGCCGAAGCTCGGACCCGGATGGCGGACATTCATGAGCGCTCCGTTCATGAGCTGGAGACGGGGCTCACCCCTGAACTTGCCGACGAGCTGCACCGCATTCGTTTGCCCTTCGCCGATGGTCAGACGCCTTCGGAGGCCGAGCTGCGGGTGGCGCAGGCTCAATTGGTGGGATGGCTGGAGGGCGTGTTCCACGGACTACAGGCAGCCATGGCCGCCCAGCAACTGGCCAATCAGCAGTTGGCCCAGCGCATGGCGATGCGTCAGCTTCCCCCCGGGACGCAGGTAGCCCCGGGGATCGTCATCAATGAGCAGGGTGAACCCGAACGCATCACCCAGGGCGGTCCCGGCTCGCCGGTGCCACCCGAGCGCCAAGCAGCCAGCCCCGCCACCGAGGGCGATGGCGGCTTTGGGCAGTACCTCTAGACTGGAAAATGGCAATACTGTCAGCAACGTGTTCCTCGGTAGCTCATACGTGCCGGGGGACCTCATGGTTATAACAAAGGCAAACACGTAGATGGGATTATTCTCCGCCGCTCGCGAAGCACG from Paeniglutamicibacter sp. Y32M11 encodes the following:
- a CDS encoding carbon starvation CstA family protein; this translates as MSKSQSSAPKLPPAAVDPQVAEAEERKWTPGKIALWAAISLLGAVAWAILAFSRGETINAIWFVFAAICTYLVAYRFYSKFIERKIAKPNDFRATPAEYNNNGRDFMPTDRRVLFGHHFAAIAGAGPLVGPILAAQMGYLPGTIWIIIGVVLAGAVQDYLVMFFSMRRGGRSLGQMAREELGVIGGTAALIATLAIMVIIVAILALVVVNALGESAWGVYSVGLTIPIALFMGVYLRFIRPGKVMEISVIGFVLLMFAIVSGRWVAESAWGAEFFHLDRTTLAWFIIIYGFIAAVLPVWLLLAPRDYLSTFMKIGVIGLLAAAIIVVRPEISVPAISEFAGSDKGPVVAGHLFPFLFVTIACGALSGFHALIASGTTPKMVEKEKQTRFLGYGGMLMESFVAIMALVAAISIDRGIYFAMNSSAAATGGTVEGAVAFVNSLGLTGVNLTPSMLTDLAASVGEESVVSRTGGAPTLAVGIAHIMQQWFGGAAMASFWYHFAIMFEALFILTAVDAGTRVARFMLQDTIGNVFPKFKDTSWRPGAWICTAIMVAAWGYILILGVTDPLGGINTFFPLFGISNQLLAAIALAVVMTIVAKRGNFKYLWIIVLPLAFATVVTVYASFLKIFSTVPAVGYFAQHNAHKGALERGETSFGSAKNVEAMEAVVRNTGVQGWLSVIFLVLSLIVIISAIIATIRAYPNGGGKNTEDPEIPSKIYAPSGLVSSPAEKELEQAWKKVPAEHQIVRGGH
- a CDS encoding YbdD/YjiX family protein, which gives rise to MAARQPLAVLGNAARGVVRYLEGVLGADKYRVYLEHQGRDHPGITPMTEREFWRDYSDWQEKNPQGRCC
- a CDS encoding proteasome activator — its product is MSEHSAQIPDPTAATNTPASGDTPWPFPVAAESGTPSGGSATGSAQQAAEAAPEAEAPHASGKGNAGVTGIGEPAKLMRIGGMIKQLLDEVRAAPLDAEARTRMADIHERSVHELETGLTPELADELHRIRLPFADGQTPSEAELRVAQAQLVGWLEGVFHGLQAAMAAQQLANQQLAQRMAMRQLPPGTQVAPGIVINEQGEPERITQGGPGSPVPPERQAASPATEGDGGFGQYL